The Montipora capricornis isolate CH-2021 chromosome 6, ASM3666992v2, whole genome shotgun sequence genome has a window encoding:
- the LOC138050705 gene encoding pyroglutamylated RF-amide peptide receptor-like has protein sequence MFSSEDVALTCFFSILVFAGSIGNGLVCLTVILNRSMQTPINYLLVNLAVADVITLTFTIPQYILLHTFSHPVGIAGDLLCKFITGGNISWIGGVASVFSLVAISFERFNAVTNPLNPSLKFTMSKVKIIIVCCWIFTALFNLPLFFAIRYDKEENFCLESWPSPVYGRINSTAWLLVVGIVPASIMLSLYSRVVYDLWFKKVTNEAIVGQGAVRKSRKKVTKLVLTVSVIYAISWFPQLIIYLLSNFDFLVEFGGFFYIASVVLVSFNSAINPVIYALQSERFRRHFRQLLCYRRCKKSVCSCNTPGACNLQMRHARNSKHTGRSY, from the coding sequence ATGTTCTCATCTGAGGACGTCGCCTTAACATGTTTTTTCAGCATACTGGTGTTTGCCGGCTCGATTGGCAATGGACTCGTTTGTTTGACCGTTATTCTTAACAGATCCATGCAAACGCCTATCAACTATTTACTGGTGAATTTGGCTGTCGCTGACGTGATCACTTTGACCTTTACAATCCCGCAGTACATCCTTTTACACACCTTCTCTCACCCTGTTGGCATCGCGGGTGATCTTCTTTGCAAGTTCATCACAGGTGGTAACATTTCATGGATAGGTGGCGTAGCCTCTGTCTTCTCCCTCGTTGCCATATCTTTTGAACGCTTCAACGCGGTGACGAATCCACTTAACCCATCTTTAAAGTTCACCATgtcaaaagttaaaattatCATAGTCTGCTGTTGGATTTTTACGGCTTTATTTAATCTTCCGCTTTTTTTTGCTATTCGCTACGACAAGGAAGAAAATTTCTGCCTGGAATCGTGGCCCTCGCCGGTTTACGGCAGAATTAACTCAACTGCTTGGTTGCTGGTAGTGGGAATTGTTCCAGCATCCATCATGTTGTCCTTGTATTCCAGAGTTGTGTATGATTTATGGTTTAAGAAAGTGACAAACGAAGCCATCGTGGGGCAAGGCGCAGTCCGAAAATCGAGAAAAAAGGTTACGAAATTGGTGTTAACAGTGAGCGTTATATACGCAATAAGCTGGTTTCCTCAGCTTATAATTTACCTTCTCAGTAATTTTGATTTCCTGGTCGAATTTGGAGGCTTTTTTTACATCGCTTCAGTTGTTTTGGTGTCATTTAACTCTGCTATCAATCCAGTGATTTATGCTTTGCAGAGTGAGCGCTTTCGCCGGCATTTTAGACAGCTCCTTTGCTACCGTAGATGCAAGAAAAGTGTGTGCTCTTGTAACACGCCCGGAGCTTGCAACTTGCAAATGCGACATGCAAGAAACTCCAAACATACTGGAAGAAGTTATTAA
- the LOC138054217 gene encoding uncharacterized protein, producing the protein MESVVMDIERNLNNRPLTFVEAEGEEEVLTPNVIMWGRDAYPIEDIELIEDDKEKLTKMNKRLEEAKAHAWRRWKRQYIHSLMEGHRLNKKEGGTPVVGEVVLVVGDEKNRGEWKKGKVTRLIQGKDGVVRGVILLHKGHTIERPLQVVCPLEIRGADHSVHLQEGRRDEVHPRNQRVRRPAAQQAAERIAVQMRAEQED; encoded by the coding sequence ATGGAATCGGTCGTGATGGACATAGAAAGGAACTTGAACAATCGCCCCCTGACATTCGTGGAGGCGGAGGGAGAAGAAGAGGTGCTTACACCAAACGTGATCATGTGGGGTCGTGATGCTTACCCAATCGAAGACATCGAACTTATCGAAGATGATAAGGAGAAGCTGACGAAGATGAATAAGAGGTTGGAAGAGGCTAAGGCCCATGCATGGAGACGATGGAAGAGACAATACATCCACAGTCTAATGGAAGGTCACCGTCTAAACAAGAAAGAGGGAGGTACACCCGTAGTCGGAGAAGTTGTTCTTGTCGTTGGAGACGAAAAGAACCGTGGAGAGTGGAAGAAAGGGAAGGTGACGCGCCTTATTCAAGGCAAGGATGGTGTTGTTAGAGGTGTGATTTTGTTGCATAAGGGACACACTATTGAGAGACCTCTACAGGTAGTTTGTCCATTGGAGATACGAGGAGCGGATCACAGTGTTCACCTGCAAGAGGGCAGGAGAGACGAAGTGCATCCGAGGAACCAGAGGGTGCGGAGACCTGCAGCTCAACAGGCAGCTGAAAGGATTGCAGTACAAATGCGAGCAGAACAAGAGGACTAA
- the LOC138054218 gene encoding uncharacterized protein, translating to MNLADLGSRGATIAKMERGNWLTGPNWLLDEMQWPQQPKLKCTEVADEECRPTPEGILHTQERKRDEWDALLERSAYWRTIRVTVWMLRFISNCKARRNKLKRRSGPLVTEEITTARTYWVRRVQRADQASLQSPGWKLVEDEDTGVLKCEGRVKGYRPTYLPGGLLAEKVVAHVHNQIMHLGVANTMASVRESWWIPKLRARVKKTIKRCNVCKVFFTRPYEAPPTSALPEYRTEGSRPFEVTGVDFAGPLSYRVGKEELGKYSIIIFTCASSRAVHLEVTRTQTADKFQKKLNAFEASCNHLRQCRSLKDHSRLDHSYQEEREDAELLSERGNSLAV from the coding sequence ATGAATTTGGCAGACCTTGGAAGTAGAGGGGCGACCATTGCGAAGATGGAGAGAGGAAACTGGCTGACTGGCCCTAACTGGCTATTGGATGAAATGCAGTGGCCACAGCAGCCAAAGTTGAAATGCACTGAAGTGGCAGATGAAGAGTGTAGACCCACCCCGGAGGGAATCCTTCACACACAAGAGCGCAAACGGGATGAGTGGGATGCATTGTTAGAGAGGAGTGCTTACTGGCGGACCATAAGGGTGACGGTTTGGATGTTGAGGTTCATCAGTAACTGCAAAGCAAGAAGAAACAAGTTGAAGAGAAGATCGGGTCCATTAGTAACCGAAGAGATAACTACTGCGAGAACCTATTGGGTGAGAAGAGTTCAGAGAGCAGACCAAGCAAGTTTACAATCGCCAGGATGGAAGCTAGTAGAAGATGAAGACACAGGCGTTCTCAAGTGTGAAGGCAGAGTTAAAGGATACAGGCCCACGTACCTTCCAGGGGGATTGCTGGCTGAGAAGGTCGTTGCTCATGTACACAATCAGATAATGCATCTTGGTGTTGCTAATACGATGGCAAGTGTAAGAGAGAGTTGGTGGATTCCGAAGTTGAGAGCAAGAGTCAAGAAGACGATCAAAAGGTGCAATGTGTGCAAAGTATTCTTCACCAGGCCGTACGAAGCACCACCAACGAGCGCCCTGCCGGAATACAGGACAGAGGGGAGTAGACCGTTTGAGGTCACCGGAGTAGACTTTGCCGGACCTTTGAGTTACAGGGTTGGCAAGGAAGAACTAGGAAAGTACTCAATAATCATCTTCACGTGCGCGAGTTCAAGAGCAGTCCATTTAGAAGTAACAAGGACACAAACGGCGGACAAATTCCAGAAGAAACTGAACGCGTTCGAGGCCTCGTGTAATCATCTCAGACAATGCCGGAGTCTTAAAGACCACAGCAGACTGGATCATAGCTATCAGGAAGAGCGAGAAGATGCAGAACTACTTAGCGAGAGAGGAAATTCGTTGGCAGTTTAA
- the LOC138054219 gene encoding uncharacterized protein, translated as MATLNKLPQVKPDLERVDENWEDWSMEDLIDALQKWLRRNSIETSTEQHKKSEKHLFTLKGEKPTPYCLFCRKQDHWSDSCTVVTELVDRRKFFMDHILCFNCGRSGHRAEQCRRRGCLKCKYKHHTSICDKRERASSMQNEVSQTSSSTEVSLTGYTTYAEEKVLPAIIPVCVEGEIFWAYLDTGSGRNFISREAVKKLKLEPARHESREILTVNGSKVQSMPIFDTSIVSLDGKACEEIELTGSRLADFTTVRRPDMNQLKLKYSHTQDKRFYMTSGGEYQIHLILGDSMYSRIRTERVFKGNPGEPLVEETTFGWVVHGGDEYTSDGVCMYLREVSDYEKLYSLDVLGVEDRGENDQFDVLRDFKENIARRDDGRYEVSFPWIPGDELSSTNEVLSRKRLQNVERRLSRNENLREEYADIIEQQLRVGIVEEVPERPTGERVFYMPHKPVIKESAVTTKVRMVFDASAKPYPLANSINDCMFTGPPLQPLLWDIMVRARMSTNLLLGDIEKAFLQIGVKEKDRDAFRFLFNVKGEERHLRFMRVPFGVEASPFVLGATLQNHLQQQGTEFEDTVKALKENTYVDNLMQMGGDQEQLVKFKKESTEILENARFPVHKWESNVGSLESENMPNPSKILGHTWNKEEDTLEFPAKPFAEDQPVTKRTILSYLGAIYDPLGIVSPTMAQGKHIYRQACDEKKGWNAEVSSQLRDEWFEWTKQLKTVEIPRSVATLIGEITGVHLHLFADASNLACCAAAVAVVEQQGGMSKGLLTSKSRISKRNTSIARLELVSGHMAANMAKNLHGALQRWPISSTTIWMDSMVALYWLTNPAKA; from the coding sequence ATGGCTACGCTTAACAAATTGCCCCAAGTCAAACCTGACCTGGAAAGAGTGGATGAGAATTGGGAGGACTGGTCCATGGAAGATCTGATTGATGCCCTGCAGAAGTGGCTGAGAAGAAACAGCATAGAGACCAGCACTGAACAGCACAAGAAGTCTGAGAAGCACTTGTTCACGCTGAAGGGAGAAAAACCAACACCATATTGTCTTTTCTGTAGAAAGCAAGACCATTGGAGTGATAGCTGTACCGTAGTAACAGAGTTAGTGGACAGGAGGAAGTTCTTCATGGATCATATCTTGTGTTTTAACTGTGGACGTTCGGGTCACAGAGCAGAGCAGTGCCGTAGGCGAGGGTGCCTGAAGTGCAAGTACAAGCATCATACAAGCATATGTGATAAGCGAGAGAGAGCGAGCAGCATGCAGAATGAAGTGTCACAAACCAGCAGTTCAACTGAAGTGTCATTGACAGGCTACACTACTTATGCAGAGGAGAAAGTACTACCTGCTATAATTCCTGTTTGTGTTGAAGGTGAGATTTTCTGGGCTTACCTGGACACAGGATCAGGTCGCAACTTCATATCGAGAGAGGCGGTGAAGAAGTTAAAGCTAGAGCCAGCGCGCCACGAGTCCCGTGAGATCCTGACAGTGAATGGAAGTAAAGTCCAGTCCATGCCAATATTTGATACCAGTATTGTCTCTCTAGACGGGAAAGCATGTGAAGAAATTGAACTGACTGGTTCCAGGCTAGCAGACTTTACCACTGTGAGAAGGCCAGACATGAACCAGCTGAAACTCAAGTACTCACACACACAAGACAAGAGGTTCTACATGACATCTGGAGGAGAGTATCAGATACATCTTATTCTTGGAGACAGTATGTACAGCAGAATCAGGACAGAGAGAGTGTTCAAAGGAAACCCTGGAGAGCCCTTAGTAGAAGAGACCACCTTTGGTTGGGTTGTTCATGGTGGAGATGAGTATACAAGTGATGGTGTGTGTATGTATCTGAGAGAAGTCAGTGATTATGAGAAACTGTACAGTTTGGATGTGCTTGGAGTTGAAGATCGGGGGGAGAATGATCAGTTTGATGTACTGCGTGACTTTAAAGAGAACATTGCGAGAAGAGACGATGGGAGGTATGAAGTCAGTTTCCCCTGGATTCCAGGAGATGAGTTATCGAGCACAAACGAGGTGTTGAGCAGGAAGCGTTTGCAGAATGTTGAGAGGAGATTGTCAAGGAATGAGAACTTGAGAGAAGAATATGCTGACATCATCGAACAGCAACTGCGGGTGGGCATAGTAGAAGAAGTTCCTGAGAGGCCGACGGGTGAACGAGTGTTCTACATGCCACATAAACCAGTTATCAAGGAGAGTGCAGTAACTACAAAGGTCCGCATGGTATTTGACGCCAGCGCTAAGCCTTACCCGTTGGCCAACAGCATCAATGATTGTATGTTCACTGGCCCCCCATTGCAGCCACTGCTCTGGGACATTATGGTGAGAGCACGCATGTCTACAAACCTACTCCTTGGTGACATCGAGAAAGCGTTTCTGCAGATAGGtgttaaagaaaaagacagagATGCTTTCAGATTTCTCTTCAATGTCAAAGGAGAAGAGCGGCATCTGAGGTTCATGCGAGTACCTTTTGGAGTGGAAGCCAGTCCTTTTGTGTTAGGAGCCACTCTGCAGAATCACCTTCAGCAGCAAGGAACAGAATTTGAAGACACAGTCAAAGCACTGAAGGAGAACACCTATGTCGACAACCTTATGCAGATGGGAGGAGATCAGGAGCAGCTGGTGAAATTTAAAAAGGAGAGCACTGAAATCCTCGAAAATGCTAGGTTTCCAGTTCATAAGTGGGAATCAAATGTTGGATCTCTGGAGAGCGAGAACATGCCGAACCCTAGTAAGATTCTGGGACACACATGGAACAAGGAAGAAGACACTCTGGAGTTCCCAGCAAAGCCTTTCGCTGAAGATCAACCTGTGACTAAGCGGACTATCCTCAGCTACTTGGGAGCTATCTATGATCCGCTCGGGATAGTCTCACCCACTATGGCGCAAGGGAAGCATATCTATCGACAAGCCTGTGATGAGAAGAAGGGGTGGAATGCAGAGGTCTCCAGCCAGTTGAGAGATGAGTGGTTTGAATGGACAAAGCAACTTAAGACTGTTGAGATACCCAGAAGCGTGGCCACTTTGATTGGAGAGATTACGGGAGTGCATCTTCATCTCTTTGCAGATGCTAGTAACCTAGCATGCTGTGCAGCGGCAGTTGCAGTTGTGGAACAGCAAGGGGGTATGTCTAAGGGTCTGCTAACTTCGAAGTCGCGAATATCAAAGAGAAACACTTCTATAGCCAGACTAGAACTTGTCAGCGGCCATATGGCGGCAAACATGGCAAAGAACCTGCATGGTGCTCTGCAACGTTGGCCCATCAGTTCTACTACCATTTGGATGGACAGCATGGTGGCGCTGTATTGGCTGACTAATCCCGCAAAGGCATGA
- the LOC138050706 gene encoding neuropeptide FF receptor 2-like, translating into MLTSEDIALTCFFSILVFAGSIGNGLVCFTVILNRSMQTPINYLLVNLAVADVITLTFTIPQYILIHTFSHPVGIAGDLLCKFITGGNISWIGGVASVFSLVAISFERFNAVTNPHNASLKFTMSTVKIIIVCCWVFTALFNLPLFFAIRYDKEENFCLESWPSPVYGRINSTAWLLVVGIVPASIMLSLYSRVVYDLWFKKVTNEAIVGQGAVRKSRKKVTKLVLTVSVIYAISWFPQLIIYLLSTFDFLVEFGGFCYIASVVLVSFNSAINPVIYAL; encoded by the coding sequence ATGTTAACATCTGAGGACATCGCATTAACATGTTTTTTCAGCATACTGGTGTTTGCCGGCTCGATTGGCAATGGACTCGTTTGTTTCACCGTTATTCTTAACAGATCCATGCAAACGCCTATCAACTATTTGCTGGTCAATTTGGCTGTCGCTGACGTGATCACTTTGACCTTTACAATCCCGCAGTACATCCTTATACACACCTTCTCTCACCCTGTTGGCATCGCGGGTGATCTTCTTTGCAAGTTCATCACAGGTGGTAACATTTCATGGATAGGTGGCGTAGCCTCTGTCTTCTCCCTCGTTGCCATATCTTTTGAACGATTCAACGCGGTGACGAATCCTCATAACGCATCTTTAAAGTTCACCATGTCAACAGTTAAAATTATCATAGTCTGCTGTTGGGTTTTTACGGCTTTATTTAATCTTCCGCTTTTTTTTGCTATTCGCTACGACAAGGAAGAAAATTTCTGCCTGGAATCGTGGCCCTCGCCGGTTTACGGCAGAATTAACTCAACTGCTTGGTTGCTGGTAGTGGGAATTGTTCCAGCATCCATCATGTTGTCCTTGTATTCCAGAGTTGTGTATGATTTATGGTTTAAGAAAGTGACAAACGAAGCCATCGTGGGACAAGGCGCAGTCCGAAAATCGAGAAAAAAGGTTACGAAATTGGTGTTAACAGTGAGCGTTATATACGCAATAAGCTGGTTTCCTCAGCTTATAATTTACCTTCTCAGTACTTTTGATTTTCTTGTCGAATTTGGAGGCTTTTGTTACATCGCTTCAGTTGTTTTGGTGTCATTTAACTCTGCTATCAATCCAGTGATTTATGCGTTGTAG